The region GGTTGTTGGAGCAAGGCAGCAAAGCCAAGGGATTCTGCGAGAATTGCTTGAACGTGCATTCGCCGTGCTCGTTCATCACCACGTAGAACTTGCGGTCGAAAAGCTCGCGACTGTCAGGATCGACAACCACAAAGCCGCCGTCCGCGCCTTCCGGCACGATCCTGTCCATGGAATCGCCATCTGGCCGCAGCACGAACAGGTTATTGCCCGGCAGATTGTCGGGGACGGGGATGGATTCCTCGCTCATCTCGACAGCCTCACGCCAGTTGCCCGCCGCGATCTTTCCCACAACTGGCAGGACACGCGCCGGGATGGTGTTGAGCAGCAGATCCGTAGGGCTGACCTGCAACACGTTGGCCAGGTCGAGTAGGTAATCAGCCGAAAGCGCCATCTTTCGCGCCTCCAGCTTGGCGATGGTCGACGCAGTAAGGTCGGCCGCCATTGCAGCGCCCAGCCCCTCCATCGTGAAGCCACGTTTGATCCGCCATTCCTTGATGCGGTT is a window of Novosphingobium sp. THN1 DNA encoding:
- a CDS encoding LexA family transcriptional regulator; translation: MSRDRIYAPNRIKEWRIKRGFTMEGLGAAMAADLTASTIAKLEARKMALSADYLLDLANVLQVSPTDLLLNTIPARVLPVVGKIAAGNWREAVEMSEESIPVPDNLPGNNLFVLRPDGDSMDRIVPEGADGGFVVVDPDSRELFDRKFYVVMNEHGECTFKQFSQNPLALLPCSNNPEHQPIPIGTAPFTVIGRVVYVGQEL